From one Pedobacter faecalis genomic stretch:
- a CDS encoding dipeptidase, whose product MQEIKKYVAENKQRFLDELFELLRFPSVSADPKYKDDVLKTAEYVAAKLREAGAEQVEVCPTAGYPIVYGEKIIDPSLPTVLVYGHYDVQPPDPLELWKTPPFEPTLRDGKIYARGACDDKGQFYMHVKAFELMMQTNTLACNVKFMIEGEEEVGSANLGIFVNNNKERLKADVVLISDTSMISMENPSIETGLRGLAYMEVEVTGPNRDLHSGVYGGAVANPATILCKMIASLHDENNHITIPAFYDKVVDLTEEEKKALNAAPFDLEEYKKDLDINAEWGEKGYSTLERTGTRPTLEVNGIWSGYIGEGAKTVLPSKANAKISMRLVPNQSSEEISEIFAKHFESIAPDNVKVKVTAHHGGEPVVTPTDSVAYRAAEQAIVDSFGKAPIPTRGGGSIPIVALFESALGIKSVLFGFGLDSDALHSPNEKYDVYNYYKGIETLPLFHKYFAELSK is encoded by the coding sequence ATGCAAGAGATTAAAAAATATGTAGCGGAAAACAAACAGCGCTTTCTCGACGAACTGTTTGAGTTGCTTCGTTTTCCTTCGGTAAGTGCCGACCCAAAGTATAAAGACGATGTGCTGAAAACGGCAGAATATGTGGCCGCTAAACTCCGCGAAGCAGGAGCAGAGCAGGTAGAGGTTTGCCCTACCGCCGGTTATCCCATCGTGTATGGCGAGAAAATCATTGACCCTAGCCTGCCTACAGTGCTCGTGTACGGTCATTACGATGTACAGCCGCCGGATCCGCTGGAACTTTGGAAGACACCTCCTTTTGAGCCTACGCTGCGCGACGGCAAGATCTATGCACGTGGTGCCTGCGATGATAAAGGACAGTTTTATATGCATGTAAAGGCGTTTGAACTGATGATGCAGACCAATACCCTGGCCTGCAACGTAAAGTTCATGATCGAAGGTGAAGAGGAAGTCGGGTCGGCCAACCTTGGCATTTTTGTTAATAACAACAAAGAACGGCTGAAAGCTGATGTAGTGCTGATCTCAGATACCTCCATGATCAGTATGGAAAATCCATCCATTGAAACGGGCCTGCGCGGACTCGCCTACATGGAAGTTGAGGTAACCGGGCCTAACCGCGACCTGCACTCGGGGGTTTACGGTGGCGCTGTAGCCAACCCGGCCACCATCCTTTGCAAAATGATCGCTTCGCTGCACGACGAAAACAACCATATCACTATACCGGCGTTTTACGATAAGGTGGTCGACCTGACAGAAGAAGAAAAGAAGGCCTTAAATGCCGCGCCGTTTGACCTGGAAGAGTATAAAAAGGATCTTGATATCAACGCGGAGTGGGGTGAAAAAGGTTACTCTACCCTGGAGCGGACCGGCACCCGACCTACACTGGAAGTAAATGGGATCTGGAGCGGATATATCGGCGAGGGCGCAAAAACGGTGCTTCCTTCTAAAGCAAACGCTAAAATCTCCATGCGCCTGGTACCTAACCAGAGTTCAGAGGAAATATCGGAGATCTTTGCAAAGCATTTCGAAAGCATCGCGCCTGATAATGTAAAGGTGAAGGTCACAGCGCACCATGGAGGTGAGCCGGTGGTTACGCCGACCGACAGCGTGGCTTATCGTGCGGCCGAGCAGGCTATTGTAGATTCATTTGGTAAAGCCCCGATTCCAACAAGGGGTGGAGGGAGCATTCCCATTGTGGCCTTGTTTGAAAGCGCATTGGGTATTAAGTCTGTGTTGTTCGGTTTTGGCCTCGACAGCGATGCACTTCACTCACCAAACGAAAAATACGACGTTTACAATTACTACAAAGGGATTGAAACCCTTCCCCTGTTTCATAAGTACTTTGCTGAACTAAGCAAGTAG
- a CDS encoding pyridoxal-phosphate dependent enzyme codes for MWYNNILETIGNTPLVKLNSITKGVPGTILAKIETTNPGNSIKDRMAVKMIEEAEKSGKLKPGGTIIEGTSGNTGMGLAMAAIIKGYKCIFTTTDKQSKEKVDALRAFGAEVIVCPTNVEPEDPRSYYSVSSRLEREVPNSWKPNQYDNLANSQAHYEQTGPEIWAQTEGKITHLVVGVGTGGTISGAGKYLKEQNPNIRVWGIDTYGSVFKKYKETGIMDKNEIYPYITEGIGEDFLPKNVDFDVIDLFEKVTDKDAALMTREIARKEGIFVGNSAGAALAGLLQLKDKLKPEDVVVIIFHDHGSRYMGKMYNEDWLRERGFLKDEKLTARSILSKKSNPELVMVDCEQTVQEAINTMHTLNISQIPVTQKDMVVGKLEERDILRVLMENPSLKSAKVAEIMTAGFPFVDLNTSIDRISGLINKDNSAVLVEDEQGRIEIITQYDIINAISG; via the coding sequence ATGTGGTACAATAATATATTGGAGACGATCGGCAATACGCCACTTGTGAAGCTCAATTCTATTACTAAAGGTGTACCAGGCACCATCCTTGCTAAGATTGAGACCACCAATCCCGGTAACTCAATTAAGGACAGAATGGCGGTCAAGATGATTGAGGAGGCCGAGAAGAGTGGCAAGCTTAAACCCGGCGGTACCATCATTGAAGGTACATCGGGAAATACCGGTATGGGCCTGGCCATGGCGGCTATTATCAAAGGGTATAAGTGTATTTTTACCACAACAGATAAACAATCGAAGGAAAAGGTTGATGCACTTCGGGCTTTTGGTGCGGAGGTTATTGTCTGCCCCACCAATGTTGAACCCGAAGATCCGCGTTCCTATTACTCTGTATCCTCGCGGCTCGAGCGTGAAGTCCCGAACTCCTGGAAGCCAAACCAATACGACAACCTTGCCAATTCGCAGGCGCACTACGAGCAGACTGGTCCTGAAATATGGGCGCAGACTGAAGGTAAGATCACTCACCTGGTGGTTGGCGTGGGTACAGGAGGGACCATATCTGGAGCAGGCAAATACCTTAAGGAACAAAATCCTAACATCCGCGTTTGGGGTATCGATACCTACGGTTCCGTATTCAAAAAATACAAGGAGACCGGTATTATGGATAAAAACGAAATCTATCCGTATATCACAGAAGGTATAGGAGAGGACTTCCTGCCCAAGAATGTGGATTTTGATGTTATAGATCTGTTTGAGAAGGTTACGGATAAGGACGCAGCGCTTATGACCCGTGAAATTGCGCGCAAAGAAGGCATTTTTGTGGGTAACTCAGCAGGCGCCGCCCTGGCCGGTTTGCTGCAGCTGAAAGATAAACTTAAGCCGGAAGACGTAGTTGTCATCATCTTTCACGATCATGGCAGCCGTTATATGGGTAAGATGTATAACGAAGACTGGCTGCGTGAGCGTGGCTTTTTAAAGGATGAAAAACTTACCGCCCGTTCTATTCTTTCCAAGAAAAGTAACCCTGAACTGGTTATGGTCGACTGTGAACAGACCGTGCAGGAGGCAATCAATACCATGCATACGCTCAATATATCGCAGATACCTGTTACGCAAAAAGACATGGTGGTAGGCAAGCTGGAAGAGCGCGATATATTGCGGGTCCTCATGGAAAATCCCTCGCTTAAATCGGCCAAAGTAGCTGAAATCATGACCGCAGGTTTCCCCTTTGTAGATCTGAATACCTCTATCGACCGAATTTCAGGGCTTATCAATAAGGACAACAGTGCTGTGCTGGTAGAAGATGAGCAGGGCAGGATCGAAATCATTACACAATACGATATCATCAATGCGATATCGGGATAA
- a CDS encoding ATP-dependent helicase, with amino-acid sequence MDYLAGLNPQQRAAVENTEGPSMIVAGAGSGKTRVITYRVAHLIQKGVDPFNILVLTFTNKAAKEMRERIMKVVGNEAKNIWMGTFHSVFAKILRVEAEKIGYPSNFTIYDTDDSKSLIRSILREMQLDDKLYNANFVYNRISSAKNNLISYTEYLENPEIQAEDVSNKRPLLGVIYETYTKRCFKAGAMDFDDLLFKTNVLLKTHPDVLNKYQHKFRYLMVDEYQDTNFSQYTIVKKLAAVYQNICVVGDDAQSIYAFRGANIQNILNFERDYPELQVYKLEQNYRSTQNIVEVANSIIANNKNQLEKNVFSENEAGDRIKVQRAFTDNEEGKLVAEAIVQERSLKGYNYQDFAILYRTNAQSRAMEEALRKLNVPYKIYGGLSFYQRKEIKDLIAYFRLTFNPADEEAIKRVINYPRRGLGDTTVEKIIVAADKHNITMWQVICNPQAYIEGRIASQLNDFAMLIQSFAAESKKLDAYETALYIAQHSGMLKELHTDDSIEGRARYENIQELLNGVKEFAEREDIEDRSLAVFMQDIALLTNDDRENDKEKDTVSMMTIHSAKGLEFKNVFVVGLEENLFPSQMSLNSRSDLEEERRLFYVAITRAEKKLTLTYATSRYRWGTLTSCEPSRFINEISPRYLEIEVVKPSKSVLGADSFDSERKSWSQQRDSFSKPKPAASAGTAGGAPKPKTTSLLPKAHVPTPGFAPDAAGDFQNGMDVEHEKFGFGKIVNLEGSLPDVKATVFFQGLGNKQLLLKFAKLRIVK; translated from the coding sequence TTGGATTATTTAGCAGGCTTAAACCCCCAACAGCGCGCCGCAGTAGAGAATACCGAAGGGCCGTCGATGATCGTGGCTGGTGCCGGATCGGGTAAAACCCGGGTGATTACCTATCGGGTAGCTCACTTAATACAGAAGGGCGTCGATCCTTTCAATATTCTTGTGCTTACTTTTACGAATAAAGCGGCCAAGGAAATGCGCGAGCGTATCATGAAGGTGGTGGGTAATGAAGCTAAAAACATCTGGATGGGCACTTTCCACTCTGTATTTGCAAAGATTTTGCGGGTAGAGGCTGAGAAGATCGGCTATCCTTCCAATTTTACAATTTATGACACGGACGACAGCAAGAGCCTGATCCGCTCCATTTTGAGGGAGATGCAGCTTGACGATAAGCTGTACAATGCCAATTTTGTGTACAACAGGATTTCGTCTGCAAAGAACAATTTGATTTCGTATACAGAATACCTCGAAAACCCGGAGATACAGGCAGAGGACGTGAGCAATAAACGGCCCCTGCTGGGTGTGATTTACGAGACTTACACAAAACGCTGCTTTAAAGCCGGGGCAATGGACTTTGACGATCTCTTGTTTAAAACCAATGTGCTGCTTAAAACGCATCCGGACGTATTAAATAAATACCAGCATAAATTCCGCTACCTGATGGTCGATGAGTATCAGGATACCAACTTTTCGCAGTACACGATTGTGAAAAAGCTGGCGGCGGTTTACCAGAACATCTGTGTGGTGGGCGATGATGCGCAGAGTATCTATGCCTTTCGGGGTGCCAACATCCAGAACATCCTCAATTTTGAGCGGGATTATCCTGAGCTTCAGGTGTACAAACTGGAACAGAATTACCGGTCGACACAAAACATCGTTGAAGTGGCGAACAGCATCATTGCCAACAACAAGAACCAACTGGAAAAGAACGTGTTTTCGGAGAATGAGGCGGGCGACCGCATTAAGGTGCAGCGTGCTTTTACCGATAACGAGGAGGGAAAGCTGGTGGCCGAAGCCATTGTACAGGAGCGTTCGTTGAAGGGTTACAACTACCAGGACTTTGCCATCCTGTACCGTACCAACGCGCAATCGAGGGCGATGGAAGAAGCTTTGCGTAAGCTGAACGTGCCTTACAAGATCTATGGCGGCTTGTCGTTTTATCAGCGTAAGGAGATTAAGGACCTGATCGCTTATTTCAGGCTAACCTTTAATCCGGCCGATGAGGAGGCGATCAAGCGTGTGATCAATTATCCGAGGCGGGGTTTGGGTGATACCACGGTAGAGAAAATCATCGTTGCGGCTGACAAGCACAACATCACGATGTGGCAGGTCATCTGCAACCCTCAGGCTTATATTGAAGGACGTATCGCAAGTCAGCTGAATGACTTTGCGATGCTGATTCAGAGCTTTGCGGCCGAATCTAAGAAACTGGATGCTTATGAGACTGCGCTTTATATCGCACAGCATTCGGGTATGCTGAAAGAACTGCACACGGACGACAGTATTGAGGGCCGCGCGCGCTATGAAAACATCCAGGAATTGCTGAACGGAGTAAAGGAATTTGCGGAGCGCGAAGATATTGAAGACCGCAGCCTGGCCGTGTTTATGCAGGATATCGCGCTGCTTACGAACGACGACCGTGAAAACGACAAGGAAAAGGATACGGTGTCGATGATGACAATACACTCGGCCAAAGGTCTGGAGTTTAAAAATGTATTCGTGGTTGGCCTCGAGGAGAATCTTTTCCCTTCGCAAATGAGTTTGAATTCGCGGAGCGATCTGGAAGAGGAGCGGCGACTGTTTTATGTGGCCATTACCCGTGCGGAGAAAAAACTTACGCTGACTTACGCTACATCAAGGTACCGCTGGGGAACGCTAACCAGTTGCGAACCAAGCCGGTTCATCAACGAGATTAGTCCGAGATACCTCGAAATTGAGGTCGTCAAACCTTCGAAAAGTGTACTGGGTGCAGATAGTTTTGACTCGGAGCGTAAGAGCTGGAGCCAGCAGCGCGATTCGTTTTCAAAACCTAAACCGGCAGCTTCGGCTGGGACGGCAGGCGGCGCACCCAAACCTAAGACAACGAGTTTGCTTCCTAAAGCGCATGTTCCAACACCGGGCTTTGCACCGGATGCGGCGGGCGACTTCCAGAACGGCATGGATGTTGAACATGAGAAGTTTGGTTTTGGAAAAATTGTGAATTTGGAGGGCAGTTTGCCCGATGTAAAGGCTACGGTATTTTTCCAGGGACTGGGCAACAAACAGCTATTGTTAAAATTTGCTAAATTGCGAATTGTTAAATAA
- the murA gene encoding UDP-N-acetylglucosamine 1-carboxyvinyltransferase encodes MNAFEIIGGKKLKGEIHPQGAKNEALQIIAAVLLTDQKVTISNIPDIKDVNKLIELLGDLGVLVERLSKDTYTFEAKDINLDYFLSDSFKAKGGGLRGSIMIVGPLLGRFGKAAIPKPGGDKIGRRRLDTHFLGFEKLGAKFVYDTKKEFFNVDATNLRGAYILLDEASVTGTANIVMAAVLAKGTTTIYNAACEPYLQQLCKMLNRMGAKISGVGSNLLTIEGVEKLGGTEHRMLPDMIEIGSFIGLAAMTESEITIKNVCYQELGVIPDVFKKLGIKFELRGDDIYIPSQKNYVIESFIDGSMLTIADAPWPGFTPDLLSIVLVVATQARGNVLIHQKMFESRLFFVDKLIDMGAQIILCDPHRATVNGIDKKYKLRGISMTSPDIRAGVSLLIAALSAEGKSTIFNIEQIERGYQDIDIRLRALGAQIKRVEANAPGH; translated from the coding sequence ATGAACGCATTTGAAATTATCGGCGGAAAGAAGCTGAAGGGCGAAATCCATCCTCAGGGTGCTAAAAACGAGGCGCTTCAGATCATTGCAGCCGTTTTGCTGACCGATCAGAAGGTTACCATAAGCAATATCCCCGACATTAAGGACGTAAACAAGCTGATTGAACTGCTTGGCGACCTGGGTGTACTGGTAGAACGCTTATCGAAGGATACTTACACGTTTGAAGCTAAAGACATCAATCTGGACTATTTCTTGTCTGACTCTTTTAAAGCAAAAGGCGGCGGCTTAAGAGGTTCTATAATGATTGTTGGTCCGCTTCTGGGACGTTTTGGAAAAGCGGCCATTCCGAAACCGGGTGGCGACAAGATAGGACGACGCAGACTGGACACGCATTTCCTGGGCTTCGAGAAACTTGGGGCCAAGTTTGTGTACGATACCAAGAAGGAGTTCTTTAATGTAGATGCAACAAATCTGAGAGGAGCTTATATCCTTTTAGATGAGGCATCTGTAACCGGTACGGCCAACATTGTGATGGCTGCTGTACTGGCCAAGGGAACAACGACCATTTATAATGCGGCCTGCGAGCCTTACCTGCAGCAGTTGTGCAAGATGCTGAACCGTATGGGCGCTAAAATTAGTGGCGTGGGCTCTAACCTCCTCACCATTGAAGGTGTTGAGAAACTGGGGGGTACCGAGCACCGTATGCTTCCGGATATGATTGAGATAGGTTCATTCATTGGTCTGGCGGCTATGACAGAATCTGAGATCACGATCAAGAATGTCTGCTATCAGGAGCTTGGTGTTATTCCGGATGTATTTAAAAAGCTGGGAATCAAGTTTGAACTGCGTGGCGACGACATCTATATCCCTTCTCAGAAAAACTACGTCATTGAGTCATTCATCGATGGTTCTATGCTGACCATTGCTGATGCGCCATGGCCGGGTTTTACACCAGACTTGCTTAGCATTGTATTGGTAGTGGCTACCCAGGCACGCGGAAATGTGCTGATCCATCAGAAAATGTTTGAGAGCCGTTTGTTCTTTGTGGATAAGCTGATAGATATGGGTGCACAGATCATTCTTTGCGACCCGCACCGTGCTACGGTAAACGGAATTGATAAGAAATACAAACTAAGGGGCATCAGCATGACCTCTCCGGATATACGGGCGGGTGTATCACTGCTCATTGCTGCACTTTCGGCCGAAGGCAAATCGACCATCTTTAATATAGAACAGATTGAAAGGGGTTATCAGGATATTGACATCCGTTTGCGGGCACTCGGTGCACAGATAAAACGGGTAGAAGCCAACGCACCCGGACATTAA
- a CDS encoding DUF4290 domain-containing protein, producing MNFDYNTTRNELILAEYGRNVQNMVKYIIELEDREERNRYAQAVIDLMGFLNPHLRDVADFKHKLWDHLHIISGYKIDVDSPYPKPTPEAALVKPKHIGYPQKRIRYKHYGKTVEVLIEKAQAIEDEEAKAAMVHNIANFMKMSYVTWNKDTVADETILKNLNELSEGQLKLADNINLAKVEVKPVQARPQNNSKQGKNKNKQNNNNNKKHNNGKQRH from the coding sequence ATGAATTTCGATTATAATACTACTAGAAACGAGCTCATTCTGGCCGAATACGGCCGGAACGTGCAAAATATGGTTAAGTACATTATTGAGCTTGAGGACCGTGAAGAGCGGAACAGATATGCTCAGGCGGTGATTGACCTGATGGGCTTCCTGAATCCGCATCTTCGTGATGTGGCCGACTTCAAGCATAAATTATGGGATCACCTGCACATCATATCAGGCTATAAAATTGATGTGGACAGTCCCTACCCAAAGCCTACGCCTGAAGCTGCGCTGGTTAAACCAAAACATATCGGCTATCCGCAAAAAAGGATCCGTTATAAGCACTACGGCAAAACCGTGGAAGTGCTGATCGAAAAAGCACAAGCAATTGAAGATGAAGAGGCTAAAGCAGCAATGGTGCATAATATTGCCAACTTCATGAAGATGTCGTACGTGACCTGGAACAAAGACACGGTGGCCGATGAAACGATCCTTAAGAACCTGAATGAATTGTCGGAAGGCCAGCTGAAGCTTGCCGACAATATTAACCTTGCCAAAGTGGAAGTTAAGCCGGTACAAGCACGTCCGCAAAACAACAGCAAGCAGGGCAAAAACAAGAACAAGCAGAACAACAACAATAACAAGAAGCACAATAACGGTAAGCAAAGACACTAA
- a CDS encoding precorrin-2 dehydrogenase/sirohydrochlorin ferrochelatase family protein: MEGNQLFPVFLKLNELHTVLIGGGPVGLEKLNAILQNSAEARVTVVAREIIDAVYELAEQYPRVTLVCKSFEPADLDEADLVVAATNNPELNVLIRASAKSRRLLINVADKPDLCDFYLGSVVRKGDLKVAISTNGKSPTIAKRLKEVLNEGIPAELDTTLQQMSALRETLKGDFNEKVRQLNEITAVLAHNKGDGK, encoded by the coding sequence ATGGAAGGTAATCAGTTATTCCCGGTATTTCTTAAGTTAAATGAGCTTCATACGGTGCTGATCGGCGGCGGACCGGTAGGTCTGGAAAAGCTGAACGCTATTTTACAAAACAGCGCTGAAGCAAGGGTTACGGTGGTGGCACGTGAGATTATTGACGCGGTATATGAATTGGCGGAGCAATATCCGAGGGTGACGCTGGTATGTAAAAGTTTTGAGCCGGCCGACCTGGACGAGGCGGATCTGGTGGTGGCTGCAACGAACAATCCGGAGCTTAATGTATTGATCAGAGCCTCTGCAAAATCACGGCGTTTGCTGATCAATGTGGCGGATAAGCCTGATCTGTGCGATTTCTATCTGGGTTCGGTGGTGCGCAAGGGTGATCTTAAGGTGGCCATTTCCACCAATGGGAAATCGCCCACCATCGCAAAAAGACTTAAAGAGGTACTGAACGAAGGCATTCCGGCAGAACTGGATACCACGCTTCAGCAAATGAGTGCATTGAGAGAAACGCTTAAAGGCGATTTTAATGAAAAGGTTAGGCAGCTGAACGAAATAACTGCTGTCTTGGCGCATAATAAGGGGGATGGGAAATGA
- a CDS encoding nitrite reductase has protein sequence MQSFRTELENPVVEKDIIDLEKKIRAFREGTIHEEKFRSLRLARGVYGQRQPGVQMVRIKLPFGKVTFKQLLRIADVADEYGSGNLHLTTRQDIQIHYVSLDRTPQLWQELEQDDITLREACGNTVRNVTSSPDAGINPNEPFDVSPYAHAFFAYFLRNPICQEMGRKIKFSFSSDDRDTAFSYIHDLGFIPKINAEGERGFKVMLGGGLGAQPFLASIVHDFLPEDQIIPYAEALLRVFDRYGERNNRNKARLKYLVQKLGLEEVLRLVEEERTANKVKSFVVDRNKVLQPEPPQLQDYPQLEVADTVEYKHWRATNVVAQKQDGYFGVYIKVAKGDIKTDLARAFVSAVRSFVADELRITQNQGLLLKFVPEGALPALYQELSALGMARPGFDSVADVTTCPGTDTCNLGISNSMSLSVALEEVIYEEYPELVYDKDLKIKISGCMNSCGQHGLAHIGFHGSSLKANGKVVPAVQVMLGGGTIGNGEGRVAERVIKAPSKRATGVLRMILNDFAANSGEGESFHQYYDRKTKDHFYQLLKPLADLTNLVDEEYVDWGHEETFETAIGVGECAGVVIDLVATLLLESEEKLGWARASYDAGAWADAIYHTYAVYVSAAKALLLDKGVNSSTQIGVIREFENHYVQTGEIPLTGSFNDLVLQINKNEPSQEFATAYLASVEEFLQVVKAKRGGQLV, from the coding sequence ATGCAAAGTTTTAGGACAGAACTGGAAAATCCGGTCGTCGAAAAAGATATTATTGATCTTGAAAAAAAGATCAGGGCTTTTCGGGAGGGTACCATCCATGAGGAGAAATTCAGAAGCCTGCGTTTGGCCAGGGGCGTATACGGACAACGTCAGCCGGGTGTGCAGATGGTGCGGATCAAGCTTCCTTTCGGGAAGGTTACTTTTAAGCAGCTTCTGCGTATAGCCGATGTGGCCGACGAATACGGAAGCGGCAACCTGCATTTAACCACGCGTCAGGATATTCAGATTCATTATGTAAGCCTGGATCGTACGCCGCAGTTGTGGCAGGAGCTGGAACAGGATGACATTACCCTGCGTGAGGCCTGCGGCAATACAGTCAGGAATGTGACTTCATCGCCTGATGCGGGCATTAACCCGAATGAGCCTTTCGATGTATCGCCTTATGCACATGCGTTCTTTGCTTATTTCCTGCGCAATCCGATTTGTCAGGAAATGGGACGGAAGATCAAGTTTTCGTTTTCCTCTGATGACCGCGATACCGCTTTTAGTTATATACACGATCTGGGTTTTATACCTAAGATCAATGCGGAGGGCGAGCGTGGTTTTAAGGTCATGCTGGGCGGAGGTTTAGGGGCGCAGCCCTTCCTAGCCAGCATAGTGCACGACTTTTTGCCCGAAGATCAGATCATTCCTTATGCCGAAGCGCTGTTACGGGTGTTCGACCGTTACGGTGAGCGCAACAACAGGAATAAGGCTCGACTGAAATACCTGGTGCAGAAGCTGGGTTTGGAAGAGGTGCTTCGCCTGGTTGAAGAAGAGCGTACCGCAAACAAGGTAAAGTCGTTTGTGGTCGACCGCAACAAGGTGCTGCAACCAGAGCCGCCGCAATTGCAGGATTATCCGCAATTGGAGGTGGCCGACACGGTTGAATACAAGCACTGGCGGGCAACCAACGTTGTTGCACAAAAGCAGGACGGGTACTTCGGTGTCTACATCAAAGTGGCTAAAGGCGATATTAAAACAGATCTAGCCAGGGCGTTTGTATCGGCGGTAAGGTCATTTGTGGCCGACGAGCTGCGGATTACGCAAAACCAGGGCTTGCTGCTGAAGTTTGTGCCGGAAGGGGCGCTGCCTGCATTGTATCAGGAATTGTCTGCCTTGGGTATGGCCCGGCCGGGCTTCGATAGTGTAGCCGATGTAACCACTTGTCCCGGTACCGACACCTGTAACCTCGGGATATCCAACAGTATGTCTTTGTCGGTAGCCCTCGAGGAGGTGATCTATGAAGAGTATCCGGAACTGGTGTATGATAAGGATCTGAAAATTAAAATAAGCGGGTGTATGAATTCCTGCGGACAACACGGTCTGGCGCATATTGGCTTCCACGGCAGTTCGCTGAAGGCGAATGGCAAGGTGGTTCCTGCAGTACAGGTGATGCTTGGCGGCGGAACGATCGGCAATGGCGAAGGCCGTGTAGCGGAACGGGTAATTAAAGCGCCATCTAAGCGTGCTACCGGTGTGCTGCGGATGATCCTGAATGACTTCGCGGCAAACTCGGGTGAGGGAGAAAGCTTCCATCAGTATTACGACCGCAAAACGAAGGACCACTTTTACCAGTTGCTGAAGCCGCTGGCCGATCTGACCAACCTGGTGGATGAGGAGTATGTAGACTGGGGCCATGAAGAAACGTTTGAGACCGCTATAGGGGTGGGCGAATGTGCCGGTGTGGTGATAGACCTGGTGGCTACCCTGCTGCTTGAGTCGGAAGAAAAGCTTGGCTGGGCACGGGCGTCTTATGATGCGGGTGCATGGGCTGATGCGATATACCATACCTATGCGGTTTATGTGAGCGCGGCGAAAGCCTTGCTTCTGGATAAGGGGGTAAACAGCAGTACCCAGATCGGTGTGATCAGGGAATTTGAGAATCATTATGTGCAGACCGGAGAAATTCCTTTGACGGGTTCGTTTAACGACCTGGTGCTGCAAATCAATAAGAACGAACCTTCTCAGGAATTTGCCACGGCCTATCTGGCTTCAGTGGAAGAGTTTCTGCAGGTAGTTAAAGCAAAACGTGGAGGGCAACTGGTATGA
- a CDS encoding SemiSWEET family sugar transporter, protein MRKRYMDFIQILGLVAGICTSSSILPQLIKTFKTKQANDVAVFMFIVMMTGNSLWIYYGFDKSDIPIISTNFLSLALNIAMLILKFKYRNNKEQA, encoded by the coding sequence ATGAGAAAAAGATATATGGATTTTATTCAGATACTGGGCCTGGTAGCGGGGATATGTACCTCTTCATCAATATTGCCTCAACTTATCAAAACCTTTAAAACCAAGCAGGCTAACGATGTGGCCGTGTTTATGTTTATTGTCATGATGACCGGAAACAGTCTCTGGATCTACTACGGGTTCGATAAGTCCGACATACCCATCATCTCAACCAACTTTTTATCGCTCGCACTAAACATCGCCATGCTGATTCTCAAGTTCAAGTACCGCAACAATAAGGAACAGGCTTAA
- the cobA gene encoding uroporphyrinogen-III C-methyltransferase: MSAVKETNIKEPRITLVGAGPGDPELITLKAVNALKSADVILYDALVNEVLLDYAKPGAIKVYVGKRSGEHSFGQEAINKLMVDYALNYGHVVRLKGGDPFVFGRGYEELDYAADYSIPASVIPGLSSSISVPGLQQIPVTHRGLAESFWVVTGTTASGKLSNDLYEAARSKATVVVLMGLGKLKEIVKLYQHEGKGKLPVAAIQSGSTENEKLAVGIVDTIVEVVEEKQIEAPALLVFGEVVSLHPSFQPIRDFFEALKEEI; encoded by the coding sequence ATGAGCGCAGTAAAAGAAACAAATATAAAAGAGCCGCGTATTACGCTGGTTGGCGCGGGTCCCGGCGATCCGGAACTGATCACGCTTAAAGCGGTGAATGCATTGAAATCGGCCGACGTAATCCTGTACGATGCTTTGGTGAACGAGGTTTTGCTCGATTACGCAAAGCCTGGGGCTATTAAAGTATATGTAGGTAAAAGATCGGGCGAGCATTCGTTCGGGCAGGAGGCGATCAATAAACTGATGGTCGACTACGCACTGAATTACGGACATGTGGTTCGCTTAAAAGGCGGTGATCCTTTTGTGTTTGGCCGGGGCTACGAAGAACTGGACTATGCGGCCGATTATAGTATTCCGGCATCGGTTATTCCTGGTTTATCGAGTTCTATCTCGGTTCCGGGATTGCAGCAGATCCCGGTAACACATCGCGGTCTGGCCGAGAGTTTCTGGGTGGTTACAGGTACTACGGCCTCCGGCAAGTTGTCGAACGACCTGTACGAGGCGGCGCGCTCTAAGGCTACGGTAGTAGTGCTGATGGGTTTGGGTAAGCTGAAGGAAATTGTAAAATTGTATCAGCATGAAGGTAAAGGCAAACTTCCGGTAGCGGCTATTCAAAGCGGTTCCACAGAGAACGAAAAGCTTGCCGTAGGCATCGTAGATACGATTGTGGAGGTGGTAGAAGAGAAGCAGATCGAGGCCCCGGCCTTGCTGGTTTTTGGTGAGGTGGTATCATTGCATCCTTCCTTTCAGCCCATACGGGATTTCTTTGAGGCTTTAAAAGAGGAGATTTAA